The following coding sequences are from one Acomys russatus chromosome 16, mAcoRus1.1, whole genome shotgun sequence window:
- the Afmid gene encoding kynurenine formamidase isoform X1, which produces MALRCALSAGEAPWKTLSAEELEKHYSPSRWVVRMKAEDVVRTFVQIGSRATQKARATRRNQLDVPYGDGEGEKMDIYFPDEDSKAFPLFVFFHGGYWQSGSKDDSAFMVNPLTAQGVVVVIAAYDIAPKGTLDQMVDQVTRSVVFLQRRYPSNEGIYLCGHSAGAHLAAMVLLANWTQHGVTPNLQGFLLVSGIYHLEPLISTSQNASLHMTLEDAQRNSPQRRLEVAPARPMAPACPVLVFVGQHDSPEFHRQSREFYETLLRGGYKASFQQLHGVDHFDIIENLAQEDDALTQIILKTIFQML; this is translated from the exons ATGGCGCTCCGTTGTGCGCTTTCCGCGGGCGAGGCGCCCTGGAAGACCTTGTCTGCAGAG GAGCTGGAGAAGCACTACTCGCCCAGCAGATGGGTCGTCCGCATGAAAGCAGAGGACGTCGTCAGGACCTTCGTGCAGATAGGGAGCCGCG CCACCCAGAAGGCCCGGGCCACCAGGAGGAACCAGCTGGATGTCCCCTATGGAGACGGCGAAGGAGAGAAGATGGATATCTACTTTCCTGATGAGGATTCTAAGG CTTTCCCGCTCTTCGTGTTCTTTCATGGAGGATACTGGCAGAGTGGAAG TAAAGATGACTCGGCCTTCATGGTGAACCCGCTGACAGCACAGGGGGTGGTCGTGGTGATAGCGGCTTACGACATTGCACCTAAAG GCACGCTGGACCAGATGGTGGACCAGGTGACTCGCAGTGTTGTGTTTCTGCAGAGGCGATATCCAAGTAATGA GGGAATCTACCTCTGTGGACATTCTGCAGGAGCCCACCTGGCCGCCATGGTGCTCCTGGCCAACTGGACCCAGCATGGTGTCACACCCAACCTCCAAG GCTTTCTCCTGGTGAGTGGGATCTATCATCTGGAGCCCCTCATATCTACCTCCCAGAATGCCTCTCTGCACATGACTCT ggaAGATGCTCAGAGAAACAGTCCACAACGGCGCTTGGAGGTGGCTCCAGCCCGGCCCATGGCTCCAGCCTGCCCTGTTCTGGTGTTTGTGGGTCAGCATGACTCCCCAGAATTCCACCGGCAGTCCAGGGAGTTCTATGAG ACACTGCTCCGAGGAGGGTACAAGGCCTCTTTCCAGCAGCTGCACGGTGTGGATCACTTTGACATCATAGAGAATCTGGCCCAGGAGGATGACGCGCTCACCCAG aTCATTTTGAAAACAATCTTCCAGATGCTGTGa
- the Afmid gene encoding kynurenine formamidase isoform X2, producing the protein MALRCALSAGEAPWKTLSAEELEKHYSPSRWVVRMKAEDVVRTFVQIGSRATQKARATRRNQLDVPYGDGEGEKMDIYFPDEDSKAFPLFVFFHGGYWQSGSKDDSAFMVNPLTAQGVVVVIAAYDIAPKGTLDQMVDQVTRSVVFLQRRYPSNEGIYLCGHSAGAHLAAMVLLANWTQHGVTPNLQGFLLVSGIYHLEPLISTSQNASLHMTLEDAQRNSPQRRLEVAPARPMAPACPVLVFVGQHDSPEFHRQSREFYEIILKTIFQML; encoded by the exons ATGGCGCTCCGTTGTGCGCTTTCCGCGGGCGAGGCGCCCTGGAAGACCTTGTCTGCAGAG GAGCTGGAGAAGCACTACTCGCCCAGCAGATGGGTCGTCCGCATGAAAGCAGAGGACGTCGTCAGGACCTTCGTGCAGATAGGGAGCCGCG CCACCCAGAAGGCCCGGGCCACCAGGAGGAACCAGCTGGATGTCCCCTATGGAGACGGCGAAGGAGAGAAGATGGATATCTACTTTCCTGATGAGGATTCTAAGG CTTTCCCGCTCTTCGTGTTCTTTCATGGAGGATACTGGCAGAGTGGAAG TAAAGATGACTCGGCCTTCATGGTGAACCCGCTGACAGCACAGGGGGTGGTCGTGGTGATAGCGGCTTACGACATTGCACCTAAAG GCACGCTGGACCAGATGGTGGACCAGGTGACTCGCAGTGTTGTGTTTCTGCAGAGGCGATATCCAAGTAATGA GGGAATCTACCTCTGTGGACATTCTGCAGGAGCCCACCTGGCCGCCATGGTGCTCCTGGCCAACTGGACCCAGCATGGTGTCACACCCAACCTCCAAG GCTTTCTCCTGGTGAGTGGGATCTATCATCTGGAGCCCCTCATATCTACCTCCCAGAATGCCTCTCTGCACATGACTCT ggaAGATGCTCAGAGAAACAGTCCACAACGGCGCTTGGAGGTGGCTCCAGCCCGGCCCATGGCTCCAGCCTGCCCTGTTCTGGTGTTTGTGGGTCAGCATGACTCCCCAGAATTCCACCGGCAGTCCAGGGAGTTCTATGAG aTCATTTTGAAAACAATCTTCCAGATGCTGTGa